A DNA window from Synchiropus splendidus isolate RoL2022-P1 chromosome 2, RoL_Sspl_1.0, whole genome shotgun sequence contains the following coding sequences:
- the LOC128754091 gene encoding CST complex subunit TEN1-like, translated as MLPAAAVFHFPWEVKSGRVTEGTSLRTFGRLTSYESGESRATLSSHNASEEHTVTVQTQFVEPFNPIMGAHYLVLGEVEEVEGVGVVVQARVLNCVDGVNVALLQKAITEQRAFFEEREERKEKSVKKCKLDDG; from the exons ATGCTTCCAGCAGCTGCGGTATTTCACTTTCCATGGGAGGTGAAGTCGGGGAGAGTGACCGAAGGAACATCTTTGCGAACTTTTGGCAG GTTAACCAGCTATGAGTCAGGGGAATCCAGGGCGACGCTGTCGTCTCACAACGCTTCGGAGGAGCACACGGTCACCGTCCAAACTCAGTTTGTGGAGCCTTTCAATCCCATTATGGGCGCGCACTACCTGGTGCTGGGTGAGGTGGAAgaagttgagg GAGTTGGAGTTGTGGTCCAAGCCCGCGTGCTCAACTGTGTTGATGGTGTAAACGTCGCTCTTCTTCAAAAAGCCATCACTGAACAGAGAGCTTTCTTTGAGGAgagggaagaaagaaaagaaaaatctgttaaGAAATGCAAACTTGATGATGGTTAA